The Littorina saxatilis isolate snail1 unplaced genomic scaffold, US_GU_Lsax_2.0 scaffold_1406, whole genome shotgun sequence genome includes a region encoding these proteins:
- the LOC138957946 gene encoding salivary glue protein Sgs-3-like, translating to PTSKDPTSKDPTSKDPTSKDPTSKDLTSKDPTSKDPTCKDPSSKDPTSKDPTSKDPTSKDPTSKDPTSKDPTSKDPTSKDPTSIDPTSKDPTSKDPTCKDPTSKDPTSKDPTSIDPTSKDPTSKYPTCKDPTCKDPTSKDPTSKDLCAP from the coding sequence acccaaccagtaaagacccaaccagtaaagaccccaccagtaaagacccaaccagtaaagacccaaccagtaaagacctaaccagtaaagacccaaccagtaaagacccaaccTGTAAAGACCCATccagtaaagacccaaccagtaaagacccaaccagtaaagacccaaccagtaaagacccaaccagcaaagacccaaccagtaaagacccaaccagtaaagacccaaccagCAAAGACCCAACCAGTATAGACCCAACCAGCAAAGACCCAACCAGCAAAGACCCAACCTGTAAAGACCCAACCAGCaaagacccaaccagtaaagacccaaccagtatagacccaaccagtaaagacccaaccagtaaaTACCCAACCTGTAAAGACCCAACCtgtaaagacccaaccagtaaagacccaaccagtaaagacctCTGCGCACCCTGA